CCAAACTGTCCTATTCCAATATTTGAGGATATTACTTGGCATTTTACTGTACTACATGTGTCTTTCTTGTAAATTACTTTGCAGTCCACAAGGAATTTTTTGATCATCTACACTACTAGTCCAAGAAAACAATTCATGCCCAGAATTTATCATACTTCATCTTCGTTTAGTAACATGTTTGGAATTCCTGAGCTGATGGGAAATTCACGGCCTGATTCGGGACAAACAAGATTCCCTTCTATCACCTCTacctgagaaaaaaaaatatgaaaaaaattgtacaaacttTTGTAGCAGCccagaaaatttaattttctgttggagttacctcccttccaaCGTCAAAATCTTCATAACTCTATATAAATTTATGATTTAAATTTAATCTTAAAATCATGATTTAGAAGATCCTTCAATTATTTAATGAAGTGTACATTATTAATAACTTgactatatattacatattttctgaaTTCAATGTTATTAAAGTTACATTATGTCATCAACAATGCttgttttatttgtgtgtttattgtttacttttgtaaaaaaaatagatgACAATAAGACCATAATTTACAATACTTATTTACCTGCATGAGTACATGATGCACTGATTGAAGCAAAGCCTCATCCTCTTCATAATTTTCTTTGAGTGTCTCTGGCAAGCCATCTCCGTGTCCAACCTTAGTCCAAAATTTTGGCATTATtattacaaacatcacatttTTCATGCCAATATTGAAGTTTATGTTTAGagaacaaaaaaatcaaaagaaatcaaacaaaaactaATTATTGATGTTGATAAGTGAGTTAATATTCTACATTAATGTAGATTTAAGCCCTAGCTgtataatatcattttaaattcaGAACAATATTTTCACCAAATTTAACCAGAACGCCAACATTAACTTGGAGAAAACACTGAAAAGATATCCTTTCTTCAAATCACTGTTTGACAAAAGAATTTAGATACATGTGTAATAGGGGATCAAAGTGGTATTATTTGTACAGCAAAACTTGGTAAAAAAGAACAAACTGTTGTTCATTTTAttgatacaaatacaatacaatttaatatatatgcagacacatgtactgtaaatgtaTCAGGTTATATTTCTACAGGTGTACTTACTGATTGAGCAGCCTGATATAGGGCTGGCCAGTCAATCTTGGGCAGCATCCGTGTGATAAATTCTGGGTTGAAGTCAACAGTTTTTACTTCAACTTGTTTTGGCTGTTTAAAATTAACAAAGATGAATTAAATTCATTAAAGTCTTCTATTACAATACACATGTGTGCAGGTCAAGATGTCAATGTTCAATGTACATATACAGACTGTATACAAAAATACAGTTATtcataaatatatgaaattatcATATCAAGTCATCAACTACATTACTCGTGTATGGATATAGGCTAGTTGTCTGTCGTCTCTCCTTTGCATAcatcagtacatgtatatacatgtgctTCTTTAATCTATAACCACGTGCAAATTACTATGCATGTAAACGTTTTCCTTTACAAATGTAGTGTACACGTacaatcagaaacatatatacatggctCTAGTACATGagtacattatttatatatacatgtatacatgtttctggTCCACTACAGTACCTGTTCATATTTCTTCACGTTATATACTATCTAATATAGTATGCCACATGTCATACTTACTACAATTTTGAGTGGATAACCGTTTGTCAcactttttatgatatttgaagtCAACATATTGTGAGTAATTAGCTTCATTTTAGCGTTTCCAGTCTTCCCCATACGTTTTTCCTTTACCATGTGGTGATGTAAACAGGAAGTagatataaaatttaacatCTATAAAACAAGTGGGcacaatataaataaaataaataggtTTATTAAATTCATGATTAATTGACGAAGATGTAAACCATTTCTTGATcacaaatataaaacacatttagatATTAGCTTCAATGAAAGCCCACCGACGTATTTATTTTCTCGTGCGTTTCGTTTTATCCAATGATTGAAACAACAAAAATCGATTAACCAAGATGTCTGCGCCCTTGGAATGACGGCATTGTTGTACAGGAATTCACGTTCCAcagtttatgttattttttagaCTTTCTAAAGGAAAATGTCGTCTAAGAAAGCACGTGTGTTTATTTCGGATCTAGATTTCTGTCCTGACTGTGGGTCAGTGTTGCCATTGCCGACATTTGAACAGTTCGTCGCCTGCAAAACGTGTTCTTTCAAAATTGATGTGAATGGCAAGTATTGAAAAATATCTCAATCGCCGATTTCTGAATCTCCCATATACAGATTCGGTTTTGGTTATATTTGGTGAGGCGTCTTATAATTACACGTATTTACACGGTACAGGTACAGTGTACCTCGCAAATTGAAACGATATACACTGATCCATGTACACAATCTCGCTAGTTACATTTTGTAGCTCTGGGAGGTGgctaatccctattgagattcctcctctagactcttttatattcggacgtctgatagatgtctctcgtcggGAGACatctatttcatttcaaaatattttattaacaaatacAAGATATACATGAATCATAGAGAAAGataatatattaatgtaatGCCAAATGGATTggacaacaggcaaagcctatataggTCCTCTCCAGAAATCCGGTTTATTTAActaataaatagatataaatagtGTTGTATCAgtagaaatgaaaagaaaaaagaatatTAGGAGCATACCCAAGCGGGGccatagaaaagaaaataactaTAGAGACGCCTGATAATTGTTCAGAGATCCATCATATACATAAACATAGATAATCACCAGTGTCCCACAGCCATAAGCTCACATACCACACCAAGTGCAGAAAGTTGTctcgacctcatcagatcgaCTCTTCCATGCGTCGCAATGCCTCACATATATAAGACACTCCTAGACATATAGCCGCCAACACTAAATTAGATTACATGACTCTCTCTAGGCATCTATACAGAAGCTAACAATAATGTAATTTTTAATTGTGAGCTCATGCTGATCTAGTTAGTATGATACATTTGTGACGCCTACACAATGAGATCGTCTAGACTCTGCACAGCAGTGACTTCGTGGCATAgtgtcaatgtgttgtgtgtttgtgtttgtgtgtgtgttctGTGTTGTGTTACAAGCATGTCAATTACTATGGCTGCTTCTCTTTGGGAAATTTATAAATCTGAAAAACAAGCGGATAATAATCCAAACGATTAGATCAATAACGCATATGCCTAACCAgctattttttatgtatttatatgtttaattaGCTTAGAAAAGGTAGGACATCAGAAATAACAATATGCAGGAAAACTATCCCCTCAGCATAAAGCAGATCTCCTGTCAAACTCCAGACCTCTACTAGGCACGACGCGCTATCTAGTGAGTTCCAAAGTTTCATAGAAGAAGGGAAAGGAAAAAAACTTACTTATTATAGCGCTGCGCTTCCGTCCTCGGCTCTCCACCCCGCCCCGGTGGGTAACGTTAACCTGAcctaaaacatttaatttctaaatgcataattattattagtatttatGAAGGGATGTTATATTGTCATATAGATAAGTAGGAGTATGGTTATTTAGGATTTTATATAGTAATGTTAGTTTGTGTTGATGTCGTCTATTCTGCAATGTTTCAAGTTGTGTTTCAGAGTAAAGAACATGATGAGAAGTGCCTCTTCTTAAACCAGTAATAATTTTCATAGCTTCTTTTTGAATAGATTCTAAAAGATCAGACTcattttttgtacaattatCCCAAACAATatcagcatattctaaaattagcctaatataagatatatatagtgtttttaaaGAGTTTCTATCAAGTTTTATGTTTAAGAGTTCTTAATATATTGAGTCTGGATGATGCTTTTTTTCATAGATATTTGATATGTGTTCTGACCATGTTCCTTTTCTATTAAATGTTAGCCCTAAGTGTTTGTGAAAGTCATGCTGAGATACGGGTTGGTTATTAAAAATAAGAGTGGGATGTAGGTCTGCTTGTTTCCGTGAGAAGGTAATACTGACAGTTTTTATTAGGATTAAAAAGAATTTGCCATTGATCAGCCCAAGAGGAAATAGAAGTGAGATCATCATTAAGAGTGTCTGCTGGCGTTTcaagatcatcatcatcatcatcaactattacatataaagaagtatcatctgcaaataattttatattggaTGTAATATTTATCTGTGATGTCattta
This genomic window from Argopecten irradians isolate NY chromosome 4, Ai_NY, whole genome shotgun sequence contains:
- the LOC138321018 gene encoding multifunctional methyltransferase subunit TRM112-like protein, which produces MVKEKRMGKTGNAKMKLITHNMLTSNIIKSVTNGYPLKIVPKQVEVKTVDFNPEFITRMLPKIDWPALYQAAQSVGHGDGLPETLKENYEEDEALLQSVHHVLMQVEVIEGNLVCPESGREFPISSGIPNMLLNEDEV